From Methanosarcina lacustris Z-7289, one genomic window encodes:
- a CDS encoding putative cobaltochelatase translates to MRNHNITIYPFSAIVGQEKMKKALVLNLINPKVGGVLIRGEKGTAKSTAVRALANLLPEIEVVEGCKFKCNPNNKSELCEECLEKLKAGTLKISRVKMKVADLPVSATEDRVVGTLDIEHAIKTGEKHFEPGVLAMAHRGILYVDEINLLDDHLVDVLLDSAAMGVNTIEREGISYSHPANFMLVGTMNPEEGELRPQLLDRFGLCVDIKGISDVSQRVELIKYRLSYETGPEAFAAKWQAAETELCGQILLAQKLLSDVRISDDMLELISQICIDMGVDGHRADLTMMKTSITLAAFYGRTEVTEEYVREAAGLTLSHRMRRKPFDNQPEKQDKLDNIIEKYKEKQKEKLKNQEEKPKNEDGKEKDKPEQQKKEPNEGPDQQHKQAEGHLPEESGDQNAEQPDASSETTFEIGENYQVKQLSPEFRRDQRKGSGRRSKTLTRSKKGRYIKSSIPHEKTTDLAFDATLRAAAPFQLARENNGNSVAIHESDFREKIREKKVGNLVLFVVDASGSMGARQRMVASKGAVLSMLMDAYQKRDKVGLIAFKGDSAELLLPPTSSIELAQKYLQEMPTGGKTPLSQGLVKGYEVIKTELQRDPDTCPFLVLISDGRANVSMNGGSPLQETKTVASRLREEGIQSAVIDTENSMIKFGLAQQISTALGATYLTLENLKSDSIVDAVRASFPFDIRPSSGDFSV, encoded by the coding sequence ATGAGGAACCACAACATTACTATCTATCCTTTTTCCGCTATAGTCGGGCAGGAAAAAATGAAAAAAGCCCTGGTCTTAAATCTCATCAACCCGAAAGTGGGAGGGGTCCTTATCAGGGGAGAAAAAGGAACTGCCAAATCAACAGCAGTCAGGGCGCTTGCCAATCTCCTGCCTGAAATCGAGGTGGTTGAAGGCTGCAAGTTCAAATGCAACCCAAATAATAAAAGCGAATTGTGTGAGGAATGCCTTGAAAAACTAAAAGCAGGAACTCTGAAAATTTCCCGGGTAAAAATGAAAGTTGCGGACCTGCCTGTAAGTGCTACTGAAGACCGGGTTGTCGGGACCCTTGATATCGAACATGCCATCAAAACAGGGGAAAAGCATTTTGAGCCCGGAGTGCTTGCAATGGCTCACAGGGGCATCCTGTATGTGGATGAAATTAATCTTCTTGATGACCATCTTGTAGATGTGCTCCTGGACTCTGCGGCAATGGGGGTAAACACTATTGAAAGAGAAGGGATCTCTTACTCCCATCCTGCTAACTTTATGCTTGTGGGTACCATGAACCCGGAAGAAGGGGAATTGCGGCCGCAGTTGCTGGACCGGTTTGGTTTATGTGTGGATATAAAGGGTATCAGTGACGTGTCCCAGAGAGTTGAATTGATAAAATACAGGCTCAGTTATGAAACAGGTCCTGAAGCTTTTGCAGCAAAGTGGCAGGCTGCCGAAACCGAGCTTTGCGGGCAGATTCTTCTGGCGCAGAAACTGCTTTCCGATGTAAGGATTTCAGATGACATGCTTGAACTGATCAGTCAGATCTGTATTGACATGGGGGTGGATGGGCACAGGGCAGACCTCACCATGATGAAGACCTCAATCACGCTTGCAGCTTTTTATGGAAGAACCGAAGTAACCGAGGAATATGTCCGGGAGGCCGCGGGGCTTACCCTTTCTCACCGCATGCGCAGAAAGCCTTTTGATAATCAGCCCGAAAAACAGGATAAACTGGACAACATTATTGAGAAATATAAGGAAAAGCAGAAGGAAAAACTGAAAAATCAGGAAGAAAAACCGAAAAATGAGGACGGAAAAGAGAAAGATAAACCCGAACAGCAAAAAAAAGAACCGAACGAAGGTCCGGATCAACAGCACAAACAGGCTGAAGGTCATCTCCCCGAAGAGTCCGGAGACCAGAATGCAGAGCAACCGGATGCTTCTTCGGAAACTACTTTTGAAATAGGGGAAAACTATCAGGTAAAACAATTGTCTCCTGAATTTCGCAGAGACCAGCGAAAAGGGTCAGGTAGGCGCAGCAAGACCCTGACCAGATCTAAAAAAGGCAGGTATATAAAGAGTTCAATTCCTCACGAAAAAACCACAGACCTTGCTTTTGATGCCACCCTGAGGGCAGCTGCTCCTTTCCAGCTTGCGCGGGAAAATAATGGCAATTCCGTAGCAATCCATGAATCCGATTTCAGGGAAAAAATCCGGGAGAAAAAGGTCGGGAACCTTGTACTTTTTGTGGTTGATGCCAGCGGTTCCATGGGAGCCCGGCAGCGTATGGTTGCTTCCAAAGGTGCAGTCCTGTCAATGCTTATGGATGCCTACCAGAAACGCGACAAAGTAGGGCTTATCGCTTTTAAAGGGGATAGTGCGGAACTGTTGCTGCCTCCGACCTCCAGTATAGAACTGGCTCAAAAGTATTTACAGGAAATGCCTACGGGAGGAAAGACGCCTCTTTCCCAGGGACTTGTAAAAGGGTATGAGGTCATAAAAACCGAACTCCAGCGTGATCCCGATACCTGCCCTTTTTTGGTTCTGATCTCTGACGGCAGGGCTAATGTCAGTATGAATGGGGGATCTCCTCTTCAGGAAACAAAAACAGTTGCTTCCCGGTTAAGGGAGGAAGGCATACAATCTGCCGTAATTGATACGGAAAACAGCATGATCAAATTCGGGCTTGCACAGCAGATTTCTACTGCTCTTGGAGCCACGTACCTGACCCTTGAAAATTTAAAATCAGATTCTATAGTCGATGCGGTTCGAGCTTCATTCCCTTTTGATATCAGGCCATCTTCGGGTGATTTCTCAGTTTGA
- a CDS encoding S-layer protein domain-containing protein: protein MPAEGAIEQRGPLISIARGDHHILNGENCPGFYYSTTSGTYYESLEITFSEDGFIETGDAIYTSKISSGSTAFFGKKYKVLEDGLLSKSLVSYGSRDLQKGNDFDLGNGCKLVLQGINGNYALLEFQKNSIPITTKSVEEGSKFNFTTEVDGTEYVILEGTLEKVLDSKDPIVRLKSVNQYSDTPLKIEKGDEYGKFEVTAVTSKYIELKNSVPIRLQLGDYVTILDNLIDFRVADNVYRACSYNMTKDTITSYKIRGTSLAVNRSDSSPDSCIWAADSFGMLFYDPEYNLSTESLVLSLDAGNDWIPEGGLVYESLPVKIAYKNPEMSDYGEEWFNEGYSVLGWNGKKYAYLGSDQGIVNILLDEDEKLLHPGEEYDLKEGYTLKVTDLDSDNAYLTVFRNNLPVYSSIISPGKSADLGTHTLLYTKELNGVEVPLFSVYIDSVIQGEGLSAVNLKYILHFSDSPLGLDYGEEFGELTVVETYPKLRLENKHAVWAGSEISVTEEIRIGRFEKKTSGNLYVTFYPFMNRVEKVDSILPSSTLLSIPVMSIEEYLVGI, encoded by the coding sequence GTGCCTGCAGAAGGTGCTATTGAACAACGAGGGCCCCTCATAAGTATTGCAAGAGGAGATCATCACATTCTCAATGGGGAAAACTGCCCCGGGTTTTATTATTCAACCACTTCCGGGACATATTATGAGTCTCTGGAAATTACTTTTTCAGAGGATGGGTTTATTGAAACCGGGGATGCAATCTATACCTCTAAGATCAGCTCCGGTTCAACTGCTTTTTTCGGGAAGAAATATAAGGTTCTTGAGGATGGGCTGCTCAGCAAAAGCCTGGTGAGTTACGGAAGCCGGGATCTTCAAAAGGGGAATGATTTTGATCTTGGAAACGGCTGTAAACTGGTGCTTCAGGGTATAAACGGGAACTACGCCCTGCTTGAATTCCAAAAAAATTCCATACCTATTACTACGAAATCCGTAGAAGAAGGATCAAAATTTAACTTCACGACAGAGGTTGACGGCACAGAATATGTGATCCTGGAAGGAACCCTGGAAAAGGTTCTTGACAGCAAAGATCCCATTGTACGCCTTAAAAGCGTAAACCAGTATTCAGATACACCTCTTAAGATCGAAAAAGGAGACGAATATGGCAAGTTCGAAGTCACTGCGGTTACGAGTAAATATATTGAGCTGAAAAACAGCGTGCCTATCAGGCTGCAGTTAGGGGATTATGTAACCATCCTTGACAACCTGATCGATTTCAGGGTTGCCGATAATGTGTATAGGGCATGTTCTTACAACATGACTAAGGATACTATCACATCGTATAAGATCAGGGGCACCTCCCTGGCTGTAAACCGCTCGGATTCCTCTCCGGATTCCTGTATCTGGGCAGCTGATTCTTTTGGTATGCTTTTTTACGATCCTGAGTATAATCTCAGTACAGAAAGCCTTGTACTTTCCCTTGATGCTGGAAATGATTGGATTCCTGAAGGGGGTCTGGTTTATGAATCCCTGCCTGTTAAGATAGCATATAAAAACCCGGAGATGAGCGATTACGGGGAAGAATGGTTTAATGAAGGATATTCCGTGCTTGGGTGGAATGGTAAAAAATATGCATATCTCGGAAGTGACCAGGGAATTGTAAATATCCTTCTGGATGAGGATGAAAAACTCCTCCATCCGGGTGAAGAATATGACCTGAAAGAAGGGTATACCCTGAAAGTCACCGATTTAGATTCGGATAATGCCTACCTGACTGTTTTCAGGAACAATCTCCCGGTTTATTCAAGCATAATCTCTCCTGGTAAGTCGGCAGACCTGGGCACCCACACCCTCCTCTACACAAAGGAATTAAATGGGGTTGAAGTGCCCCTCTTTTCGGTATATATTGACAGTGTCATACAGGGGGAGGGACTCTCTGCTGTTAATCTGAAATATATTTTGCATTTCTCTGACAGCCCGCTTGGACTGGATTATGGAGAGGAGTTTGGAGAGCTTACTGTTGTTGAGACTTATCCGAAACTCAGGCTCGAAAATAAACATGCGGTCTGGGCTGGTTCGGAAATCAGTGTAACAGAAGAAATCCGGATTGGTCGGTTTGAAAAGAAGACATCAGGGAATCTCTACGTGACCTTTTACCCTTTCATGAACAGGGTGGAAAAGGTGGATTCCATTCTTCCTTCCTCCACTCTTCTGTCCATACCTGTTATGAGTATTGAAGAATACCTGGTCGGAATCTAA
- a CDS encoding WD40 repeat domain-containing protein translates to MKWKLLIALLIMVLMTAGCAEKSQDSGSSTSAQASGSGVEDTQEISSSETGVSIDSVVFSRTGALLTLKDEAKISEIRISSDNNQVASLDVEKSEDQAFATFDWNPETLYRFEVITGSGTSSALEVYAPEKPALKEEYTIELEDVTPGPIEKTSMNIKGVTKFSPDSSYLAIGTHGGSLKLIEVATGEKVWEKQLVKGISDARIADIEFSEDSKRLIVGEESPDAFIHCFDLNGTELWKFGASEDLGSDLKYMPAMKKIKLDSNGNIYVAASRACGYIGEKYKYLGRVYSFDPEGNMRWKFPETELMDSGVTWIDATPDGEYAAFGTTCFTKADKWQDGTVHVLNGNTGEEHWSYKIPPVEPFFDYSAIWYSTQITPDGEQVITMTSDGRAFLFNNSHIIETGTPEITWQQNISTPIVVSGVPIYGSANYAYIVNDTLIFSIGSTFSKDKNKDAPFEHPSGNSLFAYDYDGNLLWKWRLDGYAGECARNDRYLVIPIAQNLVTEDRSVHGVYVFDVSKSGGASSRLSQIYNTEGITVAADVSSDGRYIAALEAPARLDDGTVLGEYRVHILT, encoded by the coding sequence ATGAAATGGAAACTTTTGATAGCCCTGCTTATTATGGTATTAATGACTGCAGGATGTGCTGAAAAAAGCCAGGATTCCGGCAGTAGCACATCGGCTCAGGCTTCAGGCTCAGGGGTAGAGGATACGCAGGAGATAAGTAGTTCCGAAACCGGAGTATCCATAGACTCTGTAGTCTTCTCAAGGACCGGAGCCCTGCTAACTCTGAAAGATGAAGCCAAGATCTCAGAGATTAGGATTTCTTCAGACAACAACCAGGTGGCTTCTCTTGACGTTGAAAAAAGCGAAGACCAGGCTTTTGCAACTTTTGACTGGAACCCTGAAACCCTGTACAGGTTTGAGGTGATAACAGGTTCAGGGACATCCAGTGCTCTGGAGGTATATGCTCCTGAAAAACCGGCTTTGAAAGAGGAATACACCATAGAGCTTGAGGATGTAACTCCCGGACCCATCGAAAAAACTTCAATGAATATAAAAGGTGTGACGAAATTCTCCCCTGACAGTAGTTATCTTGCCATTGGAACTCATGGAGGTTCTCTGAAACTCATAGAAGTTGCAACAGGAGAAAAGGTATGGGAAAAGCAGCTTGTTAAAGGGATATCGGATGCGAGAATCGCGGACATCGAGTTTTCAGAGGACAGCAAACGCCTTATTGTAGGAGAAGAGAGCCCAGATGCTTTTATCCATTGTTTTGACCTCAACGGTACCGAACTCTGGAAATTTGGGGCAAGTGAAGACCTGGGTTCAGACCTCAAGTACATGCCTGCCATGAAAAAGATAAAACTTGATTCAAATGGGAATATTTATGTCGCTGCCAGCAGGGCCTGTGGCTATATAGGTGAGAAATACAAGTACCTCGGAAGGGTTTATTCTTTTGATCCCGAAGGCAACATGCGCTGGAAATTCCCTGAAACCGAACTCATGGACTCAGGAGTTACATGGATTGATGCCACTCCTGACGGAGAATACGCAGCATTTGGCACCACCTGTTTTACAAAGGCAGATAAATGGCAAGATGGAACCGTGCATGTCCTGAACGGAAATACGGGAGAAGAGCATTGGAGCTACAAAATCCCACCAGTTGAACCCTTCTTTGACTATTCTGCAATCTGGTACAGCACACAGATCACTCCGGATGGGGAACAGGTAATAACAATGACAAGTGATGGCCGGGCCTTTTTATTCAATAATTCCCACATCATTGAAACCGGAACCCCGGAAATTACATGGCAGCAGAACATCTCAACCCCGATAGTCGTAAGTGGAGTCCCTATCTATGGCAGTGCGAATTATGCTTACATTGTCAACGACACCCTGATCTTTTCAATAGGGAGCACTTTCTCCAAAGATAAGAACAAGGATGCTCCTTTTGAACACCCCAGCGGAAACAGCCTCTTTGCCTATGATTATGATGGTAATCTGCTGTGGAAATGGAGACTGGACGGCTATGCAGGGGAATGTGCTCGGAATGACCGTTATCTCGTGATCCCTATTGCCCAGAACCTGGTAACCGAGGACAGAAGCGTGCACGGGGTCTATGTCTTTGACGTCTCAAAAAGCGGAGGAGCAAGTTCCAGGCTCAGCCAGATCTACAATACCGAAGGAATAACAGTGGCTGCTGACGTCTCTTCTGACGGCAGGTATATTGCAGCTTTAGAAGCCCCTGCAAGGCTTGATGACGGCACGGTACTCGGAGAATATAGAGTGCATATCCTGACATGA
- a CDS encoding WD40 repeat domain-containing protein has protein sequence MKKNAVVLVLIFLIIYSVCSGCISSDVISSGNISSDEADKNVEESAGLEKSAGSEPNQANITPYEKASPYLYWEYKLGDVTPENILEGSSSVQDCVSYAPGGKYVAVGTGANLIVIDVSEKSVLWKKALKGNISDLAFSENGKYLLAGERSADGCIYSFDAGTGEEIRTYRTADDLGTSSKPKYQPCIYRITAAEDAVYIAAGRYWKDSRYGLASRVYRFNPNGTLSWKLPATENYARSVNWIDSSQDGKNVVFSTGDWTNSLETDAVIYSVDENGNLRWKYEIPPLMPYFVSAAIWHGLDVSEDGSLVTAYTGDGRKYLFYDSEMKGPGDGESKWYSEEYKSNVTTPEELEESIIYTYGENAKIATEKEMLYLTGATLPAYYPGNVPMAHPLENSLISCDAETGDISWTYNLEGRCAGIFFSPDMRFFVLPVGKDVSTGGTQAHGVHAFDNQKSGNGNSKLLWTFNTDGIVVDAAISSDCTVAAVEVPLQLKNGDVTGKHRLIIVR, from the coding sequence ATGAAAAAGAATGCTGTTGTATTGGTGCTCATATTTTTAATTATTTATTCAGTCTGTTCAGGATGCATATCTTCCGATGTAATATCTTCCGGAAATATATCTTCAGATGAAGCTGATAAAAACGTAGAAGAGAGTGCAGGCCTGGAAAAGAGTGCAGGCAGTGAGCCGAACCAGGCAAATATAACGCCTTATGAAAAAGCTTCACCCTATCTTTACTGGGAGTATAAACTTGGAGATGTGACCCCTGAGAATATCCTGGAAGGAAGCTCGAGCGTTCAGGACTGCGTAAGTTATGCCCCGGGCGGAAAATACGTGGCTGTCGGAACAGGCGCGAACCTTATAGTTATTGACGTGTCGGAAAAAAGTGTGCTCTGGAAAAAGGCACTCAAGGGAAATATTTCAGACCTCGCATTCTCAGAAAACGGGAAGTACCTGCTTGCAGGGGAAAGGAGCGCTGACGGTTGCATATATTCCTTCGATGCAGGCACAGGCGAGGAGATACGGACATACAGAACCGCAGACGATCTGGGGACCAGCTCCAAACCAAAATACCAGCCCTGCATATACCGAATAACGGCTGCTGAGGATGCTGTATACATTGCAGCAGGCAGATACTGGAAAGATTCCAGATACGGGCTGGCTTCAAGGGTGTACAGGTTCAACCCCAATGGCACCCTCTCCTGGAAACTCCCGGCAACAGAGAATTACGCCCGGAGTGTAAACTGGATTGATTCAAGCCAGGACGGAAAAAATGTAGTATTTTCAACAGGGGACTGGACAAATTCCCTTGAAACGGATGCAGTCATCTACTCTGTTGATGAAAACGGAAATCTCCGCTGGAAATACGAAATTCCCCCTCTAATGCCTTATTTTGTTTCTGCAGCCATCTGGCACGGGCTTGATGTTTCGGAGGACGGGTCCCTGGTAACGGCCTATACAGGGGACGGAAGAAAATACCTATTTTATGACTCTGAAATGAAAGGGCCAGGGGATGGCGAATCGAAGTGGTACTCCGAGGAATACAAGTCCAACGTAACAACTCCGGAGGAACTTGAAGAAAGTATCATCTATACTTATGGCGAAAACGCAAAAATCGCAACTGAAAAAGAGATGCTCTACCTTACGGGAGCCACACTTCCCGCATATTATCCCGGTAATGTCCCGATGGCGCATCCCCTTGAAAATTCCCTCATATCCTGTGATGCAGAAACTGGAGATATTTCCTGGACCTACAACCTCGAAGGACGCTGTGCAGGAATCTTCTTCTCTCCGGATATGAGGTTCTTTGTCCTGCCAGTCGGAAAAGATGTATCAACAGGCGGTACTCAGGCCCATGGGGTCCATGCATTTGATAACCAGAAATCCGGGAATGGGAATTCAAAGCTACTCTGGACCTTCAATACCGATGGGATTGTTGTGGATGCTGCGATCTCTTCTGACTGCACCGTAGCCGCAGTTGAAGTCCCTCTTCAACTCAAAAATGGGGATGTAACTGGAAAACACAGGTTAATAATTGTCAGGTGA
- a CDS encoding DNA-directed DNA polymerase: MPMDFQILDADYQIVNGSGPVIRLFGRGADGKSVCCFVPDFEPYFYLKASGDLHAVARLIKDTFEQVQKVEIVKKFEPVGYQKTKKEILRITTRLPRDVPEIRDEILKIRDVLGAEGDWQIYESDILFRNRFLIDRDLGGMVWVSVEGKSVEPPRYFRTGPAGSSLRENFACDSAILASGLKRVESLAIAPLKYLAFDIECLPHDGGMPSPDVSPIIMISFSFEPAYNGHKTLILLAKPAAGMDGDVIPCRDETEMLNRFFEIICEYDPDIVAGYNHQDFDIPYITDRVKTLIAKGEVINPVVGRDGSQMGYRRFGLITRTELKGRVVVDALPLIRRAFSLKQYTLRVVSKELLNREKLDVAPMEMEEYWNDSGDKFKKFVDYSRRDSELAMELVLELRLLDKYIALAQVSGSLLQEIVDGGQTSMVENLLLREFRRKDRVILPKPGDELSSERYDMSSDLKGGEVLEPKKGLLENVLILDYKSLYPTIMMAHNLCYTTVVNRDRPDGETIKPPSGGEFVPPEVFRGIVPSILEDLLNQRGDTKKRMKRASDENECRVLDATQLALKILLNSFYGYSGYARARLYSLTLANAVTSFGRSNILNTREIINNTIGKIVLRGSAALLLEEAGELSSQDKIVELSVAYGDTDSVFVHCRSGGDISLEEISLVGNRLSEIVSASLPDPMELEFESVAKRALLIAKKRYALWLFEPKNSGWENKIKVKGMETVRRDWCELTSITLNRVLELVLIEGDVDQAVEHVRKVVNDVRNLDPGRDAELIEKLVLTRTLTRKPDSYKNKQPHLTVVENLRTRTGIMPSIGTRIPFVIIAGKGLFVERAEDPDYVREHNVSIDVDYYIKKQILPPVERILGVFGVKMSSLDFDSKQKGLFDFEVNKPEVKTQEKEKASSQKELEGMVQEEKLQCPENGRVEQRSLFDF, encoded by the coding sequence ATGCCTATGGATTTTCAGATCTTGGATGCAGATTACCAAATCGTCAATGGCAGCGGGCCTGTCATTCGCCTCTTTGGCAGGGGGGCGGACGGAAAAAGTGTATGCTGCTTTGTCCCGGATTTTGAGCCTTACTTTTATCTCAAGGCCTCTGGAGACCTGCACGCTGTAGCGAGGCTTATAAAAGATACTTTTGAGCAGGTCCAGAAGGTCGAAATTGTCAAAAAGTTTGAACCTGTTGGATACCAGAAAACAAAGAAAGAAATTCTCAGGATTACTACTCGCCTGCCAAGGGATGTGCCTGAGATAAGGGACGAGATTCTGAAGATCCGGGATGTTTTGGGAGCCGAAGGGGATTGGCAGATTTATGAAAGTGATATTCTCTTCAGAAACCGCTTTTTAATTGATAGGGATCTTGGGGGCATGGTCTGGGTTTCTGTAGAAGGAAAGTCCGTAGAACCCCCTAGATATTTCCGGACAGGTCCTGCAGGCAGTTCCCTCCGCGAAAACTTTGCATGTGATTCTGCAATCCTTGCATCCGGGTTAAAGAGGGTTGAAAGCCTGGCAATTGCTCCTTTGAAGTACCTCGCTTTTGATATTGAGTGCCTGCCCCATGACGGAGGGATGCCTTCTCCTGATGTCTCGCCCATAATCATGATCAGCTTCTCTTTCGAGCCCGCATATAATGGGCATAAGACCCTTATTTTGCTGGCAAAACCTGCTGCTGGAATGGATGGCGATGTCATTCCCTGCAGGGATGAAACCGAGATGTTGAACCGTTTTTTCGAGATTATTTGCGAATATGACCCTGACATTGTTGCAGGGTATAACCACCAGGACTTCGATATTCCTTATATCACGGACAGGGTTAAAACCCTGATTGCAAAAGGGGAAGTGATCAATCCGGTTGTTGGGAGGGACGGCAGCCAGATGGGTTATAGAAGGTTCGGGCTCATTACCCGGACTGAACTGAAAGGCAGGGTGGTTGTGGATGCCCTTCCTCTTATAAGGAGAGCTTTCAGCCTGAAACAGTATACCCTGAGAGTCGTTTCAAAAGAACTTTTGAACCGTGAAAAACTTGATGTTGCTCCGATGGAGATGGAAGAGTACTGGAATGACTCAGGGGATAAATTCAAAAAATTTGTTGATTATTCACGCAGGGACTCCGAGCTTGCTATGGAGCTTGTCCTAGAGCTGAGGCTCCTTGATAAATACATCGCTCTTGCCCAGGTAAGCGGAAGCCTGCTCCAGGAGATTGTTGACGGGGGTCAAACTTCCATGGTTGAGAATCTTCTCCTCCGGGAATTCAGGCGGAAGGACAGGGTTATTCTTCCAAAACCAGGGGACGAGCTTTCGTCTGAAAGGTACGATATGAGTTCGGACCTGAAAGGTGGAGAGGTACTTGAACCGAAGAAGGGCCTTCTGGAAAATGTGCTGATCCTTGACTATAAGTCTCTTTATCCTACTATTATGATGGCTCACAACCTGTGTTACACAACTGTTGTGAATCGAGACCGGCCTGATGGGGAAACGATCAAGCCTCCTTCCGGGGGAGAATTTGTTCCTCCTGAGGTATTCAGGGGCATTGTGCCTTCCATTCTCGAAGACCTGCTTAACCAGAGGGGAGATACAAAGAAAAGGATGAAGCGGGCCTCGGATGAAAACGAGTGTCGTGTGCTTGATGCTACTCAGCTTGCTTTAAAAATCCTGCTTAACAGTTTTTACGGCTATTCAGGGTATGCCCGGGCAAGGCTCTATAGCCTGACGCTTGCAAACGCCGTAACCAGTTTTGGAAGAAGCAATATCCTGAATACACGGGAAATTATCAATAATACTATCGGAAAAATTGTTCTCAGGGGTTCGGCAGCTTTACTTCTCGAAGAAGCAGGGGAACTTTCCTCTCAGGACAAAATCGTCGAATTGTCAGTTGCTTACGGGGATACAGACAGTGTTTTTGTGCACTGCAGGTCAGGAGGGGATATCTCCCTTGAAGAAATCAGTCTTGTAGGGAACAGGCTTTCAGAGATTGTTTCGGCTTCTCTACCTGACCCAATGGAGCTTGAGTTTGAATCTGTTGCAAAACGTGCTCTTTTAATTGCAAAGAAGCGCTATGCACTCTGGCTTTTTGAGCCCAAAAATTCAGGCTGGGAAAACAAAATCAAGGTCAAAGGCATGGAAACTGTGCGCAGGGACTGGTGCGAATTGACTTCAATAACTCTTAACAGGGTTCTTGAGCTTGTGCTTATAGAGGGCGATGTTGATCAGGCGGTAGAACATGTCCGTAAGGTGGTCAACGATGTCAGAAACCTTGACCCTGGAAGAGATGCCGAGCTTATTGAAAAACTTGTCCTGACCCGGACCCTTACCCGAAAACCTGACAGCTACAAGAACAAGCAGCCTCACCTGACCGTTGTAGAAAATCTGAGGACGCGGACCGGGATCATGCCTTCGATAGGGACAAGGATTCCTTTTGTCATCATCGCAGGAAAAGGCCTCTTTGTTGAGCGGGCAGAGGACCCCGACTATGTTCGGGAACACAATGTGTCTATAGATGTGGATTACTATATCAAGAAGCAGATCCTGCCCCCTGTGGAACGCATTCTGGGGGTTTTTGGAGTAAAAATGTCTTCCCTTGACTTTGATTCAAAGCAGAAAGGCCTCTTTGATTTTGAAGTGAATAAACCTGAAGTGAAAACGCAGGAAAAAGAAAAAGCGTCTTCTCAAAAGGAGCTCGAAGGGATGGTACAGGAAGAGAAACTCCAGTGCCCTGAGAATGGGCGTGTAGAGCAGCGTTCCCTGTTCGATTTCTAA